From Cotesia glomerata isolate CgM1 linkage group LG2, MPM_Cglom_v2.3, whole genome shotgun sequence, a single genomic window includes:
- the LOC123258428 gene encoding uncharacterized protein LOC123258428 has translation MFYVYFSINIEQINYSFAKVLDLFCVRLSKCGISSHYQETIHIVQLEKLKNYIKTGKKLVHKARKKSLAQQLAEKTFINSLDKLFDTAPQNVLTTLSSPQRKVLIASREICKRSQLIKISANIEDGQNTSTFCVEDNSNFISMESAGKNVNTNEVDEAVKCNTARKGRVSGASQSTSGAAPDSHSYTVEKCNLCFNFRVPHRAADCKTAQDCRKCGQRHHMSIHFGCTNETSFTAVYIFRTDPLSAQVLLATALVQVRPHHGNPITARVLIDQGSELSFMRQSLFKKLGQPLQRDMVMLKGIGNVSAGSSLGVSTIELRSLCTTASMHVSMHILPTLTVDLPSFVIADPKWPHLENLKLADPQYLQPRPVDIILGASPAAQIMNAEIQRGPRNAPIAQSTTLGWIVYGAVTAKHASTSHAALHASVDTELKDAIAKFWEQEEVPSGNSPLNTAEEDECEIHFRQTHYRQPDGRYVVRLPLKALESQLGDSINAAMGSLRRLITRLSREREYSDMYRAFMAEYIQLGHMVRVPVNELPANAYFLPHHGVLKLDSATTKLRTVFNGSCATSTGISLNDILHAGPKTQIDIFDVMLRIRCSRILSATDITKMFRQIEVDSLDWPLQCILWIDENDLIDAYCLKTVTYGTASAPFDAVRVLIQLVKDEGHRFPLAVAPMLKTRYVDDIYGGADNEEDAIKAAVQTKALCAASCFPLAKWASKSPRLLAEVAPEKQLDTPLKEISDAPVKVLGMYWNSRTDALQFKYTLPPETPKTKRAILSEIAKLYDPLGLLAPIVVKAKTFMQDLWLDRVSWDEQLSPSLIHKWTGYREDLRNIESIRIPRWNNIAPGATMELHGFSDASQNAMAAAVYLRVTDADGNTKVSLLCSKTQVAPLKTMTIPRLELSAAWLLTQLILHVKEVQSLENVRINLWTDSAVTLAWIKSPAIRWKTFVRNRVGKIQETLRDVSWKFIPGKQNPADCASRGIPTLKLKQHALWWHGPTWLHEPESSWPTLEPPTDNATHREERQGLTLVTWKAENCLLQQLLSHYTQLFPLLRKLSIWHRAIDRFKRVPQSSLAYPLTPSDLERAKLTLIKFTQGQYFAREIHTLQDGDGLPKNNSITKLTPFIDHQGVLRVGGRLKNALLDPEERHPAILPRQSPLTSILIDDSHRKTLHGGTQLTLADLRKRVWIIGGRVPVRSFILRCVICTRHRGERAQQLMGQLPAARVQPTRAFLHTGLDYAGPITLKTFQGRGAKTYKGWIAVFVCMFSSAVHLELVTDYTAAAFIAAYRRFTSRRGICHTLYSDCGTNFVGADKELKRLFAAGSRTLRELSTLIAQDGTNWKFNPPGAPHFGGKWEAAVKSIKFHLRKTIGDSLLTLEQHSTLLAQIEAILNSRPLTPLNEDPADLAVLTPGHFLIGQSLTAIPEPSLTDLQPARLSHWEQVQQMVQHFWKRYYQDCIHRYQAISKWHHRRNQIKVGSVVLITTEDLPPTKWPLAKVIAVHPGEDGQIRVVTVKTVNTELVRPITKLCVLPLTHEEDDLVDAAANPGENFELPHQFMDKDPDLWASDQNYLHCKSVLSDLRMINDLAERGVALIQEYNNCLTRSEEQRQYLLQVVEEHRKKFPNVTKSYYITKLQTKYV, from the exons atgttttatgtttatttttctataaacaTCGAACAGATAAACTATTCATTCGCGAAAGTGCTAGATTTGTTCTGTGTGAGGTTATCAAAGTGTGGAATAAGTTCACATTACCAGGAAACAATTCACATCGTTCAattggaaaaattgaaaaattacataaaaactGGCAAAAAACTCGTGCATAAAGCTCGCAAAAAATCTCTCGCACAACAATTGGCcgaaaaaacttttatcaatTCTCTCGACAAACTGTTCGATACTGCACCGCAGAATGTTTTGACAACATTAAGCTCACCACAAAGGAAAGTTTTGATTGCTAGTCGGGAAATTTGCAAACGTAGTCAGTTGATAAAGATTTCAGCCAATATTGAAGATGGACAAAATACATCGACCTTTTGTGTGGAAgacaattcaaattttatttcgatGGAAAGTGCTgggaaaaatgtaaatactaATGAAGTTGATGAAGCAG TGAAGTGTAATACCGCTAGGAAAGGTCGAGTGTCAGGAGCATCGCAGAGCACATCGGGTGCTGCTCCTGATAGTCATTCGTACACCG ttgaaaaatgcaATTTGTGCTTCAACTTTCGTGTTCCGCACCGCGCCGCAGATTGCAAGACCGCTCAAGATTGCCGAAAATGTGGTCAACGTCACCACATGTCCATCCATTTTGGATGCACCAACGAAACCAGCTTCACCGCAGTCTACATCTTCCGCACAGATCCGCTTTCCGCTCAAGTATTGCTAGCTACCGCTTTAGTCCAGGTCCGCCCACATCATGGTAATCCAATCACCGCCAGAGTGTTGATTGATCAAGGTTCAGAGCTCTCATTTATGAGACAGTCGCTCTTCAAGAAGCTTGGACAACCGCTACAGCGTGACATGGTCATGCTCAAGGGCATTGGCAATGTCTCCGCAGGAAGCTCACTAGGTGTGAGCACGATTGAGCTTCGTTCGCTGTGTACGACCGCATCAATGCATGTCAGCATGCATATTCTACCAACACTGACGGTAGATCTTCCATCGTTCGTGATCGCTGATCCGAAATGGCCGCATCTTGAGAATCTCAAGCTCGCTGACCCGCAGTATCTACAGCCACGCCCTGTAGATATTATTCTAGGTGCATCACCAGCCGCACAGATTATGAACGCAGAGATTCAACGAGGACCTCGCAATGCTCCTATTGCACAATCCACCACGCTTGGTTGGATTGTCTATGGAGCTGTCACCGCTAAACACGCTTCAACATCACACGCAGCACTACATGCGTCAGTAGATACTGAATTAAAAGACGCTATCGCTAAGTTTTGGGAACAGGAAGAGGTTCCATCAGGTAATTCACCGCTCAACACCGCTGAAGAAGACGAATGTGAAATTCACTTTCGTCAAACGCATTATCGACAGCCTGATGGACGCTACGTAGTGAGATTACCGCTTAAGGCCCTTGAGAGTCAACTTGGCGACTCTATCAACGCAGCTATGGGGTCACTCCGCAGATTAATAACTCGCTTGTCACGAGAAAGAGAATATTCTGACATGTATCGGGCATTCATGGCAGAATACATTCAACTAGGACACATGGTACGAGTACCAGTCAACGAATTGCCCGCAAACGCTTACTTCTTGCCTCACCATGGGGTATTGAAGCTTGATAGTGCCACTACGAAGCTCCGCACAGTGTTCAATGGTTCCTGTGCAACATCTACAGGAATTTCATTGAACGACATTCTCCACGCAGGACCCAAAAcgcaaattgacatttttgatgtGATGTTGAGAATCCGTTGCAGCAGGATTCTATCCGCTACTGACATCACCAAGATGTTCAGACAGATTGAGGTCGACTCGCTTGATTGGCCGCTTCAGTGCATTCTCTGGATAGATGAGAATGACTTAATAGACGCTTACTGTCTCAAGACAGTCACATACGGAACCGCTAGTGCACCTTTTGACGCTGTACGTGTGCTTATCCAACTAGTAAAGGATGAAGGACACCGCTTTCCGCTAGCTGTTGCTCCAATGTTGAAAACACGCTACGTAGATGACATCTACGGTGGAGCAGACAACGAAGAAGACGCTATCAAGGCTGCAGTACAAACAAAAGCTCTGTGTGCAGCAAGCTGCTTCCCGCTTGCCAAATGGGCTAGCAAAAGCCCACGGTTACTCGCTGAAGTCGCTCCAGAAAAGCAACTGGATACACCGCTTAAAGAAATCAGTGATGCACCAGTAAAAGTCCTGGGCATGTACTGGAATTCACGCACTGACGCTCTCCAGTTCAAGTACACGCTACCGCCAGAGACGCCCAAGACAAAAAGAGCTATTTTGTCTGAAATCGCAAAGCTGTATGACCCGCTAGGACTTCTCGCACCAATAGTCGTCAAAGCCAAGACCTTTATGCAAGATCTGTGGCTAGATAGAGTGTCATGGGATGAACAATTGTCACCATCACTCATTCACAAATGGACTGGATACCGCGAGGATCTTCGAAACATCGAATCCATCCGCATTCCACGCTGGAATAATATAGCACCTGGAGCAACTATGGAATTGCACGGGTTCTCAGACGCTTCGCAAAACGCTATGGCTGCCGCTGTTTATTTGAGAGTCACTGACGCTGATGGGAACACAAAGGTCTCACTTTTGTGTTCAAAAACGCAAGTAGCACCGCTGAAGACCATGACAATCCCACGCTTGGAATTATCTGCCGCATGGTTGCTAACACAACTGATACTTCATGTCAAAGAAGTTCAGTCGCTTGAAAATGTCAGGATCAATCTCTGGACTGACTCCGCTGTGACTCTCGCATGGATTAAAAGTCCAGCAATCCGCTGGAAGACATTCGTCCGCAATAGAGTGGGAAAAATCCAAGAAACGCTTCGAGATGTCTCCTGGAAATTTATTCCAGGAAAACAAAACCCCGCTGACTGCGCTTCAAGAGGTATACCTACGCTAAAACTGAAACAACACGCTCTCTGGTGGCATGGACCAACTTGGCTTCATGAACCAGAATCCTCTTGGCCCACTCTGGAGCCTCCAACCGACAACGCAACGCATCGAGAAGAACGCCAAGGTCTGACACTAGTAACTTGGAAAGCAGAAAATTGCCTGCTCCAACAATTACTGTCGCATTACACGCAGCTGTTTCCACTGCTACGGAAGCTTAGCATCTGGCATCGTGCCATCGACCGCTTTAAAAGAGTTCCACAATCTTCGCTGGCCTACCCGCTTACTCCATCAGACCTGGAGCGCGCTAAATTGACCTTGATTAAGTTCACTCAAGGACAATACTTCGCTAGAGAGATTCACACGCTACAAGATGGTGATGGTCTGCCTAAAAATAACAGCATCACTAAGCTGACTCCGTTCATCGACCATCAGGGGGTCCTGAGAGTCGGTGGCCGCTTGAAAAACGCATTGCTGGACCCAGAAGAGAGGCATCCAGCGATTCTACCGCGACAATCACCGcttacatcaattttgattGATGATTCACACCGCAAAACGCTTCACGGAGGTACTCAGCTTACGCTCGCTGATTTACGAAAGCGTGTCTGGATCATTGGAGGCCGTGTTCCAGTcagatcatttattttacgctGCGTTATCTGCACGAGACACCGTGGAGAACGCGCTCAACAGTTGATGGGTCAACTACCCGCCGCACGAGTACAGCCAACTCGAGCCTTCTTGCATACAGGACTCGACTACGCTGGACCTATCACGCTGAAAACGTTTCAAGGACGTGGAGCAAAAACATACAAAGGCTGGATTGCAGTCTTTGTATGCATGTTCAGTTCAGCTGTACATTTAGAGCTAGTAACTGACTACACCGCTGCCGCTTTCATCGCCGCTTATCGCCGCTTCACCAGTCGCCGAGGTATCTGCCACACGCTATATTCAGACTGTGGAACCAATTTTGTAGGAGCAGATAAAGAGCTGAAACGACTATTCGCTGCAGGATCCCGCACATTACGAGAATTATCAACCTTGATCGCTCAAGATGGCACGAACTGGAAATTCAATCCGCCTGGAGCTCCACATTTTGGAGGAAAATGGGAAGCCGCTGtgaaatctatcaaatttcaCCTTCGAAAAACAATCGGAGACTCGCTGTTGACGCTTGAGCAACATTCAACGCTACTGGCTCAAATTGAAGCCATATTGAATTCCAGACCGCTCACACCGCTGAATGAAGATCCTGCTGACCTGGCTGTACTGACTCCAGGTCACTTCTTAATCGGACAGTCACTGACCGCTATCCCAGAGCCATCGCTGACAGATTTACAACCTGCTCGGCTCTCGCACTGGGAACAAGTCCAGCAAATGGTTCAACATTTCTGGAAACGCTACTACCAGGACTGCATCCACCGCTACCAGGCCATTTCAAAGTGGCATCATCGACGCAACCAGATCAAGGTGGGTTCAGTAGTACTGATCACCACTGAGGATCTCCCGCCAACCAAGTGGCCATTAGCCAAAGTAATTGCTGTCCATCCAGGTGAAGATGGACAAATCCGCGTAGTAACTGTTAAGACAGTTAACACAGAGCTGGTACGTCCAATTACAAAGCTCTGTGTCCTGCCGCTAACGCATGAAGAAGATGATCTTGTCGACGCAGCCGCCAACCCGGGGGAGaat TTTGAATTACCGCATCAATTCATGGACAAGGATCCAGATCTCTGGGCAtctgatcaaaattatttacactgtAAATCAGTGCTGTCTGACTTACGAATGATTAATGATCTCGCTGAACGAGGCGTAGCATTAATTCAGGAGTACAACAACTGTTTGACCAGGAGTGAAGAACAAAGGCAATATTTATTGCAAGTTGTTGAAGAGCAtaggaaaaaatttcctaACGTTACTAAGAGTTACTACATTACTAAGTTACAAACCAAATACGTTTAA
- the LOC123258445 gene encoding uncharacterized protein LOC123258445 yields the protein MQFENATHGPIVLGCAIPMIPERPTVTTPELLELVTTGPGVPRVKRVRLGFPSESRLLGSPKMQRLLSACRRALDQRATEPRIVPLKLVNSDNHLKELHLKEIKSQLEAKPLLQSLKDSLEHMKKTTICDRSYSKSSGNSSNPSFLGQLSKITHSNKSRNPAKKSASFTFAVRPEIGMKVSDPYGSLESDTNALTSNFYNDNAQRQLVYRSISTSALEIQKKNWFKFSLLKSTR from the exons ATGCAATTTGAAAATGCAACACATGGTCCTATAGTTCTAGGATGTGCTATACCTATGATACCAGAACGACCTACTGTTACCACGCCAGAACTTTTGGAATTAGTTACAACAGGTCCTGGTGTACCACGAGTTAAACGAGTACGATTAGGTTTTCCGTCTGAATCAAGACTACTTGGATCTCCTAAAATGCAACGGTTACTTTCAGCTTGCAg gCGTGCCTTGGATCAACGAGCAACTGAACCTCGTATAGTGCCACTAAAACTAGTAAACAGTGATAATCATCTGAAAGAATTGCAtcttaaagaaataaaatctcAACTAGAAGCTAAACCACTTTTGCAAAGCTTGAAAGACAGTTTAGAACACATGAAGAAAACAACAATTTGTGATCGCTCTTACTCAAAAAGTAGTGGAAATTCCAGTAATCCAAGCTTTCTTGGACagttatcaaaaattactcatagtaataaaagtaggAATCCAGCTAAGAAATCAGCATCTTTTACTTTTGCCGTTCGACCTGAAATTGGTATGAAGGTGTCAGATCCATACGGTAGTCTTGAATCTGATACAAATGCAttaacttcaaatttttataatgacaATGCACAGAGACAGCTTGTATATAGGTCAATATCAACTAGTGCCCTTgagatccaaaaaaaaaactggttCAAATTTTCCTTACTCAAAAGTACGAGATAG